One stretch of Candidatus Eisenbacteria bacterium DNA includes these proteins:
- the rpsU gene encoding 30S ribosomal protein S21: MAGVRVKDNEPIDSAIRRFKKQCEKAGILAELRKREHYEKPSVRRKKKAMAARKRALRRSARTQVV; this comes from the coding sequence ATGGCTGGTGTCCGCGTCAAGGACAACGAGCCCATCGACAGCGCCATTCGTCGGTTCAAGAAACAGTGTGAAAAGGCCGGCATTCTCGCCGAGCTCCGCAAGCGGGAGCACTACGAGAAGCCGAGCGTCCGACGGAAAAAGAAGGCCATGGCTGCGCGCAAGCGCGCCCTCCGCCGATCGGCCCGAACGCAAGTCGTCTAG
- a CDS encoding helix-turn-helix domain-containing protein, whose protein sequence is MARGRSGSGEPEEGTRERGAKASPPLPLEPVNLLAGLGPGVELTVDALPAGVAGATETTPVTVTVDEIGRLLRCSESTVRRLIRTAVLRPIVVDGQIRVRQSDLDSYRAALGIGTPEKPSE, encoded by the coding sequence ATGGCGCGAGGACGGTCGGGGAGCGGTGAGCCGGAGGAGGGGACGCGCGAGCGCGGCGCGAAGGCGTCGCCGCCTCTACCGCTCGAACCCGTGAACCTGCTGGCCGGGCTCGGCCCGGGCGTCGAGCTCACGGTCGACGCCTTGCCGGCGGGTGTGGCCGGCGCCACCGAGACGACGCCGGTCACCGTCACCGTCGACGAGATCGGCCGTCTCTTGCGCTGCTCGGAGAGCACGGTGCGGCGTCTGATCCGCACGGCGGTCCTGCGCCCGATCGTGGTCGACGGCCAGATCCGCGTGCGCCAGAGCGACCTCGACTCGTATCGCGCCGCGCTCGGCATCGGGACGCCCGAGAAGCCGAGCGAGTAG
- the gshB gene encoding glutathione synthase, whose product MPLRILYVMDPMARVLVDKDTTFAFQLEGQRRGHEQYHCGPEELYVDRAVPHTRARRLSVERATPHYQLTETRTVPLTFFDVVLMRKDPPFDMAFFFATHLLGLVDPTVTFVANDPRGLREANEKLYALNFPDVIPESLVTADAVRLKAFMAALGGEMIVKPLDGCGGAGVLHVHDRDRNLNALLELSTAEGTRLVMAQRYLPAAREGDKRLIVLDGEPLGGILRVPRDDEHRGNIHVGGTVKRSPVDERDREICRRMAPRLRADGLYFVGLDIIGGLVTEVNVTSPTGVQEIDRLDGTCIEARVLDFLEAHAARLDRSAAPGA is encoded by the coding sequence ATGCCGCTGCGCATCCTCTACGTGATGGACCCGATGGCGCGGGTCCTGGTCGACAAGGACACGACCTTCGCGTTCCAGCTCGAGGGGCAGCGGCGCGGGCACGAGCAGTACCACTGCGGGCCCGAGGAGCTGTACGTCGACCGCGCGGTGCCGCACACGCGCGCGCGGCGCCTCTCCGTCGAGCGTGCGACGCCGCACTACCAGCTCACCGAGACGCGCACGGTTCCGCTCACGTTCTTCGACGTCGTGCTGATGCGCAAGGATCCACCGTTCGACATGGCGTTCTTCTTCGCGACCCATCTGCTCGGCCTGGTCGATCCGACGGTCACCTTCGTCGCGAACGACCCGCGCGGCCTGCGCGAGGCCAACGAGAAGCTCTACGCGCTCAACTTCCCCGACGTCATCCCCGAGAGCCTCGTCACGGCCGATGCCGTGCGCCTGAAGGCGTTCATGGCCGCGCTCGGCGGCGAGATGATCGTGAAGCCGCTCGACGGCTGCGGCGGCGCCGGCGTCCTGCACGTCCACGACCGCGATCGGAACCTGAACGCGCTCCTCGAGCTGTCGACGGCCGAGGGCACGCGCCTCGTCATGGCGCAGCGCTACCTCCCCGCCGCACGCGAGGGCGACAAGCGCCTCATCGTGCTCGACGGCGAGCCGCTCGGCGGCATCCTGCGCGTGCCGCGCGACGACGAGCACCGCGGCAACATTCACGTCGGCGGCACGGTGAAGCGATCGCCCGTCGACGAGCGCGATCGCGAGATCTGCCGGCGGATGGCGCCGCGGCTGCGGGCCGACGGGCTCTACTTCGTCGGCCTCGACATCATCGGCGGTCTGGTGACCGAGGTGAACGTCACGAGCCCGACCGGCGTGCAGGAGATCGATCGTCTGGACGGCACCTGCATCGAAGCGCGCGTCCTGGACTTCCTCGAAGCGCACGCAGCGCGGCTCGATCGCTCGGCCGCGCCCGGCGCCTAG
- a CDS encoding 16S rRNA (uracil(1498)-N(3))-methyltransferase: MLRLYVPAGPGADGSLRITGAELRHLHTLRLGPGDRLRVFDDAGAEHEVALDRVTAREAVARVVATTHAPRESPLELVLAPALLKQDKMDWAVEKATELGVTRIAPILTRYVVGRGSAVERWRRLALAAAKQSGRTRVPTVDAPAPLSAVLGGAWPGLRLVAWENEAAVRVHDLPATTAAVVVVVGPEGGLHQDEVDAARAAGFTTITLGRRVLRAETAAVAAVALCQHRWGDG, encoded by the coding sequence ATGCTCCGCCTGTACGTACCGGCGGGACCCGGCGCCGACGGAAGCCTCCGCATCACGGGCGCCGAGCTGCGGCACCTGCACACGCTTCGGCTCGGCCCCGGCGACCGCTTGCGCGTGTTCGACGACGCGGGCGCCGAGCACGAGGTCGCGCTCGATCGGGTGACGGCGCGCGAGGCGGTCGCGCGCGTCGTCGCCACGACCCACGCGCCCCGCGAGTCCCCGCTCGAGCTCGTGCTCGCGCCGGCATTGCTCAAGCAGGACAAGATGGACTGGGCGGTCGAGAAGGCGACCGAGCTCGGCGTCACGCGCATCGCGCCGATCCTCACCCGCTACGTCGTCGGCCGCGGCAGCGCGGTCGAGCGCTGGCGCCGGCTCGCGCTCGCCGCCGCCAAGCAATCGGGCCGCACGCGTGTTCCGACCGTCGACGCACCCGCGCCGCTCTCCGCCGTCCTCGGCGGCGCGTGGCCCGGGCTCCGTCTCGTCGCCTGGGAGAACGAGGCCGCAGTCCGCGTGCACGACCTGCCCGCGACCACCGCGGCGGTGGTGGTCGTCGTCGGGCCGGAGGGCGGCCTCCACCAGGACGAGGTCGACGCCGCACGCGCGGCGGGCTTCACGACGATCACCCTCGGACGGCGCGTGCTGCGCGCCGAGACGGCCGCCGTCGCGGCCGTCGCCCTGTGCCAGCACCGGTGGGGCGACGGCTGA
- a CDS encoding polymer-forming cytoskeletal protein, whose amino-acid sequence MAAKRGRTEWRGDARVPRTGTRVRLATAALLLAALPAAAADVPSSAPRDFALSADGDLYLGNATRVVTRTPAAEPDAAPTDVPAPIAANGSLLLDERTLVGDAIARRDAKLRLLAEVAGDLVVTDGKVQLAGQAHVRGTVLADAGVVAGISSRVDGDLAAARGSVRIVRLARVRGNVFARREFRGDRDVVVGAPGTTVETPGAVLLRDRGEYFASILYEGTLTFVGTGEPMLHANVTQVSPGTLAAPAMPAWRLERLTLADADPGSDDVTVTRQSGDVTRVPGRHGRIVLGQEAVVHLTAGTYDLDELQAQSDVRVVVDVADPTARVELRVRGDVRAGRRFAMDLGMQSDAERQARASRIRTVVGGAFRGDQDVVWAGEVLAGKSIVLGKRTILIGGAWSRGDLDVDRDSRVIWVPAAVAAEYRPEGPGT is encoded by the coding sequence ATGGCGGCGAAGCGGGGAAGAACCGAGTGGCGTGGTGACGCGCGGGTGCCGCGCACGGGCACTCGTGTACGGCTGGCGACGGCCGCCCTCCTGCTGGCCGCGCTGCCCGCGGCGGCCGCCGACGTGCCGTCGAGCGCGCCGCGCGATTTCGCGCTCTCCGCCGACGGCGACCTCTACCTCGGGAACGCGACCCGCGTGGTCACGCGGACGCCGGCCGCCGAGCCCGACGCGGCCCCGACCGACGTGCCCGCGCCGATCGCCGCCAACGGGAGCCTGCTGCTCGACGAGCGCACGCTCGTCGGCGATGCGATCGCACGCCGCGACGCCAAGCTTCGGCTCCTCGCCGAGGTCGCGGGCGATCTCGTGGTGACCGACGGCAAGGTGCAGCTCGCGGGCCAGGCCCACGTCCGCGGCACGGTCCTCGCCGATGCTGGCGTCGTGGCGGGCATCTCGTCCCGCGTCGACGGCGACCTCGCGGCGGCGCGCGGCTCGGTGCGCATCGTCCGCCTCGCTCGGGTGCGCGGCAACGTGTTCGCGCGGCGTGAGTTCCGCGGCGATCGCGACGTCGTCGTCGGTGCGCCGGGCACGACCGTCGAGACACCCGGAGCGGTCCTCCTGCGCGATCGCGGCGAGTACTTCGCGAGCATCCTCTACGAGGGGACGCTGACGTTCGTCGGCACCGGCGAGCCCATGCTCCATGCGAATGTGACGCAGGTCTCGCCGGGGACGCTGGCGGCGCCGGCGATGCCGGCGTGGCGACTCGAGCGCCTGACGCTCGCCGACGCCGATCCCGGGAGCGACGATGTGACGGTGACCCGGCAGTCGGGCGACGTGACGCGCGTGCCCGGGCGCCATGGCCGCATCGTCCTCGGACAAGAGGCCGTCGTGCATCTCACGGCCGGCACGTACGACCTGGACGAGCTGCAGGCGCAGTCCGACGTACGCGTCGTCGTCGACGTCGCCGACCCGACGGCGCGGGTCGAGCTGCGCGTGCGTGGCGACGTGCGAGCCGGGCGGCGCTTCGCGATGGATCTCGGCATGCAGAGCGACGCCGAGCGACAGGCACGCGCCAGCCGCATCCGGACGGTCGTGGGGGGCGCCTTCCGCGGCGACCAGGACGTGGTGTGGGCCGGGGAGGTCCTCGCCGGGAAGAGCATCGTGCTCGGTAAGCGCACGATCCTCATCGGGGGCGCCTGGAGCCGCGGCGACCTCGACGTGGACCGCGACAGCCGGGTCATCTGGGTGCCGGCGGCGGTGGCTGCGGAGTATCGGCCGGAGGGACCCGGAACTTGA
- a CDS encoding glycerophosphodiester phosphodiesterase family protein, giving the protein MPLTVIAHRGASGTRPENTLVAFRRAVELGAHMIELDVQPTRDGAVVVMHDDTLERTTSGRGSVTGHRLADLQTLDAGTWFAPAYAGERIPTLGQVLAAVPIPINVELKPGTDPGFEERTLEIVAAAGALHRVVFSSFDAESLLRLRAASAEAAIAVLWYRRRLAAALHLAGRAGAIALHLRKDAVSPAGVREATAAGLEVRAWTVNDPADSADLEAAGVRGVFTDFPERFLHT; this is encoded by the coding sequence GTGCCTCTCACCGTGATCGCGCACCGAGGCGCCAGCGGCACGCGTCCCGAGAACACGCTCGTGGCGTTCCGCCGCGCGGTCGAGCTGGGCGCGCACATGATCGAGCTCGACGTGCAGCCGACGCGCGATGGCGCCGTGGTCGTGATGCACGACGACACGCTCGAGCGGACCACCAGCGGTCGCGGCAGCGTGACCGGGCATCGCCTGGCCGACCTCCAGACCCTCGATGCGGGCACGTGGTTCGCCCCGGCATATGCGGGGGAGCGCATCCCGACCCTGGGCCAGGTGCTGGCGGCGGTGCCGATCCCGATCAACGTCGAGCTGAAGCCGGGAACGGACCCCGGATTCGAGGAGCGGACGCTCGAGATCGTGGCCGCGGCCGGCGCCCTCCACCGCGTCGTGTTCTCGTCCTTCGATGCCGAGAGCCTGCTGCGCCTGCGGGCCGCATCGGCCGAGGCCGCGATCGCCGTGCTCTGGTACCGGCGGCGTCTCGCAGCGGCGCTACACCTCGCGGGACGCGCGGGCGCCATAGCCTTGCACCTTCGCAAGGATGCAGTGTCGCCTGCGGGGGTTCGCGAAGCCACCGCGGCAGGCCTCGAAGTGCGCGCCTGGACCGTGAATGATCCAGCAGATTCGGCGGATTTGGAGGCTGCGGGCGTGCGCGGCGTGTTCACGGACTTCCCGGAGCGCTTTTTGCACACCTGA
- a CDS encoding 50S ribosomal protein L11 methyltransferase gives MRPDHEWVAVQVDVPVVCADAVANFLVEGGAAGVGLDEGADRVRLQAHVRRGEEAALVPALERYLASLAAIEPGWRHGPIEVVPVPSVDWDAVFRSHHHPIEIGSRLLVAPPWDIPPAPGREVLVIEPGMAFGTGQHATTRTCLEEVEAAVLERRPRSALDVGTGSGVLAAALARLGVARVVALDVDPAVLPLARANLARNGAVHVLLVGGTVAAVRGTYDLVIANILADTIVVEAAALAARVAPGGRLVLAGILDSQSGRVVTAFPGWRCVHVRAEDPWRTLRLAREVE, from the coding sequence GTGCGTCCTGACCACGAATGGGTCGCGGTCCAGGTCGACGTGCCGGTCGTGTGCGCCGACGCGGTCGCGAACTTCCTCGTCGAAGGCGGCGCCGCCGGCGTCGGGCTCGACGAAGGTGCCGATCGGGTCCGTCTGCAGGCGCACGTCCGGCGCGGCGAGGAGGCGGCGCTCGTTCCCGCGCTCGAACGCTACCTCGCGAGCCTCGCCGCGATCGAACCGGGATGGCGGCACGGCCCGATCGAGGTCGTCCCGGTCCCCTCGGTCGACTGGGACGCCGTCTTCCGCTCGCACCACCACCCGATCGAGATCGGATCGCGGCTGCTCGTCGCGCCGCCGTGGGACATTCCGCCGGCGCCCGGGCGCGAGGTGCTCGTCATCGAGCCGGGCATGGCGTTCGGCACCGGGCAGCACGCGACCACCCGCACGTGCCTCGAAGAAGTCGAGGCGGCGGTCCTGGAGCGTCGGCCCCGCTCCGCGCTCGACGTGGGGACGGGCTCGGGCGTGCTCGCGGCGGCGCTCGCGCGCCTCGGCGTCGCGCGCGTGGTCGCGCTCGACGTCGACCCGGCCGTGCTGCCGCTCGCGCGCGCGAACCTCGCCCGCAACGGCGCGGTCCACGTTCTCCTTGTGGGCGGGACGGTAGCTGCGGTGCGCGGGACGTACGACCTGGTGATCGCGAACATCCTGGCCGACACGATCGTGGTGGAGGCAGCCGCGCTCGCCGCGAGGGTCGCGCCCGGCGGCCGCCTCGTCCTCGCCGGCATCCTCGACAGCCAGAGCGGTCGCGTCGTGACCGCGTTTCCCGGCTGGCGCTGCGTCCACGTGCGCGCCGAGGATCCGTGGCGGACGCTCCGCCTCGCACGCGAGGTCGAGTGA
- a CDS encoding SDR family oxidoreductase, which produces MRLGGERVLVTGSTAGIGRAVAIQCAREGARVAVHGRNAERGDAVVREITAAGGTAVFIAADIADERACTDLVDAAASRLGGLTVLVNNAAAGTGGKSPVGDVDTALWERVVRTNLTAVVWLCRAALPHMLAAGHGSIINVSSRQAERASAGLAPYVASKGGLNALTRSIAVDYGRQKIRCNALSVGYVVNERRDAGMSDARRAELEAMHLTRLGRPEDVAYAVVYLASAESEFVTGALIPVDGGGTIARGRVLG; this is translated from the coding sequence ATGCGGCTCGGGGGGGAACGCGTACTGGTCACCGGCTCGACGGCGGGGATCGGCCGGGCGGTCGCGATCCAGTGCGCGCGCGAGGGTGCGCGCGTCGCGGTGCACGGGCGCAACGCGGAGCGTGGCGACGCCGTCGTGCGCGAGATCACGGCCGCGGGCGGCACCGCCGTGTTCATCGCAGCCGACATCGCCGACGAGCGCGCGTGCACGGACCTGGTCGACGCGGCCGCGTCGCGCCTGGGCGGCCTCACGGTGCTCGTCAACAACGCGGCGGCCGGGACCGGCGGCAAGAGCCCCGTCGGCGACGTCGACACGGCGCTCTGGGAGCGCGTCGTGCGCACCAACCTCACCGCCGTCGTGTGGCTCTGCCGGGCCGCGCTTCCGCACATGCTGGCCGCGGGGCACGGCTCGATCATCAACGTGTCGTCGCGCCAGGCCGAGCGCGCGAGCGCCGGGCTCGCTCCGTACGTCGCGAGCAAGGGGGGTCTCAACGCGCTCACGCGCTCGATCGCCGTCGACTACGGCCGCCAGAAGATCCGGTGCAACGCGCTCTCCGTCGGCTATGTCGTGAACGAGCGGCGCGACGCGGGTATGTCGGACGCGCGACGTGCCGAGCTCGAGGCGATGCATCTGACGCGCCTCGGCCGTCCCGAGGACGTCGCGTACGCCGTCGTCTACCTCGCCAGCGCCGAGAGCGAGTTCGTGACCGGGGCCCTCATCCCGGTCGACGGCGGCGGGACGATCGCGCGCGGGCGCGTCCTGGGCTGA
- the dnaG gene encoding DNA primase has product MLIREDAIREIRERASITEIVSDVVAIKRRGRSATGLCPFHTEKTPSFTVSEERGFYHCFGCGEHGDVFSFVMKTQSLPFPEAVRVVAQRFGLPVPTEASGPRQRTEPLIAVNQAAAAWFRAQLQGPQGARCRKYVEERGITAASIERYGLGYAPGSGDALARQLRADGQSIDDALTAGLVGRSQDGRLYDRFRDRLMFPISDLAGRTIAFGGRVLPGAPASDNPPPKYLNSPESPLFKKGQTVYGLALARDAIRARDRVVVVEGYLDVIAVAQAGIGEVVAPLGTALTVDQLRVLRRFTEAVIACFDGDEAGRRAAARSFPTFVEAGLWGRGVFLPAGDDPDTFVRSRGGDALARELERAVPLVDAYVDSLAGTRLDAVGRRADAAKEVARVLRGVDNPFERDVLARLAADRLGVREQMLRGEVTPAAAPPAAARTSAPSVEQQLVELMALEPRLAEQVGASGVIAEFEEPTWRALAESMVAGAATDDPAAVIERLPRDLRDRVVRRLLDTEQDDRERALADLIGAIRARRSGRTRGALIEALRAAEARGDVAAARAAQEELNRSLSEKNRT; this is encoded by the coding sequence GTGCTGATCCGAGAAGACGCCATTCGCGAGATTCGCGAGCGCGCCAGCATCACCGAGATCGTGTCCGACGTCGTCGCCATCAAGCGGCGGGGCCGGAGCGCGACGGGGCTCTGCCCGTTCCACACCGAGAAGACGCCCTCGTTCACCGTGAGCGAGGAGCGGGGCTTCTACCACTGCTTCGGCTGCGGCGAGCACGGCGACGTCTTCAGCTTCGTGATGAAGACCCAGTCGCTGCCGTTCCCCGAGGCGGTCCGCGTGGTCGCGCAGCGCTTCGGGTTGCCCGTTCCCACGGAAGCGTCGGGACCGCGCCAGCGCACCGAGCCGCTCATCGCCGTGAACCAGGCCGCCGCGGCCTGGTTCCGCGCGCAGCTCCAGGGTCCGCAGGGCGCGCGTTGCCGGAAGTACGTCGAGGAGCGCGGCATCACCGCGGCGTCGATCGAGCGCTACGGCCTCGGCTACGCGCCGGGCAGCGGCGACGCGCTCGCCCGCCAGCTGCGCGCCGACGGCCAGTCGATCGACGATGCGCTGACGGCGGGGCTCGTCGGGCGGAGCCAGGATGGGCGTCTCTACGATCGCTTCCGCGATCGGCTGATGTTCCCCATCAGCGACCTCGCGGGCCGCACGATCGCGTTCGGCGGCCGCGTGCTCCCCGGCGCGCCGGCGAGCGACAATCCGCCGCCGAAGTACCTGAACAGCCCGGAGTCGCCGCTCTTCAAGAAGGGCCAGACGGTCTACGGCCTGGCGCTCGCCCGCGATGCCATCCGGGCGCGCGATCGCGTCGTCGTCGTCGAGGGCTACCTCGACGTCATCGCGGTCGCGCAGGCCGGAATCGGCGAGGTCGTGGCGCCGCTCGGAACCGCGCTCACGGTCGATCAGCTGCGCGTGCTGCGACGTTTCACGGAGGCCGTGATCGCATGCTTCGACGGTGACGAAGCGGGCCGCCGCGCCGCCGCCCGCAGCTTTCCCACCTTCGTCGAGGCGGGGCTCTGGGGCCGGGGCGTCTTCCTGCCCGCCGGCGACGACCCGGACACGTTCGTACGGAGCCGTGGCGGCGACGCGCTGGCACGCGAGCTCGAGCGCGCCGTCCCGCTCGTCGATGCGTACGTCGACAGCCTCGCCGGCACCAGGCTCGATGCGGTCGGGCGGCGCGCCGACGCGGCCAAAGAGGTCGCGCGCGTGCTCCGCGGGGTCGACAACCCCTTCGAGCGCGACGTGTTGGCGCGCCTCGCGGCCGATCGCCTGGGCGTGCGCGAGCAGATGCTGCGCGGCGAGGTGACGCCGGCGGCCGCTCCGCCGGCCGCCGCTCGCACGAGCGCGCCCAGCGTCGAGCAGCAGCTGGTCGAGCTCATGGCGCTCGAGCCGCGCCTCGCCGAACAGGTCGGCGCCTCGGGCGTCATCGCCGAGTTCGAGGAACCCACGTGGCGCGCGCTCGCCGAGTCGATGGTCGCGGGTGCCGCCACCGACGACCCGGCGGCGGTGATCGAGCGCCTGCCGCGCGATCTGCGCGACCGGGTCGTGCGCCGGCTGCTCGACACCGAGCAGGACGATCGCGAGCGGGCGCTCGCCGATCTGATCGGCGCCATCCGCGCCCGCCGGAGCGGCCGCACCCGCGGCGCGCTCATCGAGGCGTTGCGCGCCGCCGAGGCGCGTGGCGACGTGGCCGCCGCCCGCGCCGCACAGGAAGAGCTCAACAGGTCCCTGTCGGAGAAGAACCGCACATGA
- a CDS encoding response regulator encodes MRLVRDLLAADAEPEVAQAGAPERARRLLDVVAGGLGLRAGAVLVRAAPGGDLTCVASTLPEPARAVLVDPAGRTMTVLRKAVDERRAFLMRAASDDPLLRALHDADAAIEAVAVLPLADRGPIGVLVLAAGEAALAAETLRTLTTDLRLFALLVSPLRDAAPPVPTTEPAADPAAREELEAARAEIDRQAYEIAQLRQQIEALEGQIESAAIAAGPTAGSVAAAAAATSREVGDLVATAAAMTSPSGSTPLVVVVDASKVWESYAIRDHSIVVVSPTSELASQVRALGPARVIVNLTVSGAFDSIASLHAGSHPLPVWGVVADTTNERVVGLGMIDAVGRQPTPEALFTAVDRQAPRSGRVFAAGRDADALMKMRQLLAKQGFSVSMARDTKQITELVDMVKPQVVVVDLQLPMREGYELILRASSLSPIPSLVVIPCEGDPAPTLAEKLRDRLASGQGMGAKQWLTDLVARKIAAVENRPKPAHAAPRAT; translated from the coding sequence GTGCGGCTCGTCCGTGATCTCCTCGCCGCCGATGCGGAGCCCGAGGTCGCGCAGGCCGGGGCGCCCGAGCGTGCGCGCCGTCTTCTCGACGTCGTCGCGGGCGGGCTCGGCCTGCGGGCCGGCGCGGTCCTGGTCCGCGCGGCGCCCGGCGGCGACCTGACCTGCGTCGCCAGCACGTTGCCCGAGCCGGCGCGCGCGGTCCTGGTCGACCCCGCCGGCCGCACCATGACCGTCCTGCGCAAGGCGGTGGACGAGCGGCGCGCCTTCCTCATGCGCGCCGCGAGCGACGATCCCCTGCTGCGCGCCCTGCACGACGCGGACGCGGCCATCGAAGCAGTCGCCGTCCTGCCGCTCGCCGATCGCGGACCGATCGGCGTGCTGGTCCTGGCGGCCGGCGAAGCGGCGCTCGCCGCCGAAACGCTACGGACCCTCACCACCGATCTCCGCCTCTTCGCCCTTCTCGTCTCGCCGCTGCGGGACGCTGCGCCGCCCGTTCCGACCACGGAGCCCGCAGCCGACCCGGCGGCGCGCGAGGAGCTGGAAGCCGCCCGCGCGGAGATCGACCGCCAGGCGTACGAGATCGCGCAGCTCCGCCAGCAGATCGAGGCGCTCGAAGGCCAGATCGAGAGTGCGGCGATCGCGGCCGGACCGACGGCCGGGTCCGTCGCCGCCGCGGCGGCGGCGACGTCGCGCGAGGTGGGCGATCTGGTCGCCACCGCTGCGGCGATGACGTCGCCGTCGGGCTCGACCCCGCTCGTGGTCGTCGTCGATGCGAGCAAGGTGTGGGAGAGCTACGCCATCCGCGATCATTCGATCGTCGTGGTCTCGCCCACGAGCGAGCTCGCGAGCCAGGTGCGTGCGCTCGGGCCTGCGCGCGTGATCGTGAACCTGACGGTGTCGGGCGCCTTCGACAGCATCGCCTCCCTGCACGCAGGCTCGCACCCGCTCCCCGTCTGGGGCGTCGTCGCCGACACGACGAACGAGCGCGTCGTGGGCCTCGGGATGATCGACGCCGTCGGCCGCCAGCCGACGCCCGAGGCGCTCTTCACGGCCGTCGACCGCCAGGCGCCGCGCAGCGGGCGCGTGTTCGCGGCCGGGCGCGACGCCGACGCACTGATGAAGATGCGCCAGCTGCTCGCCAAGCAGGGATTCTCCGTGTCGATGGCGCGCGACACGAAGCAGATCACCGAGCTGGTCGACATGGTGAAGCCGCAGGTCGTCGTCGTCGATCTGCAGCTCCCGATGCGCGAGGGCTACGAGCTCATCCTGCGCGCCTCGTCGCTCTCGCCCATTCCGAGCCTGGTGGTCATCCCGTGCGAGGGCGATCCGGCGCCGACCCTGGCCGAGAAGCTGCGCGACCGGTTGGCGAGCGGGCAGGGCATGGGCGCCAAGCAGTGGCTCACCGACCTCGTGGCGCGCAAGATCGCCGCCGTCGAGAATCGTCCGAAGCCCGCACACGCCGCCCCGCGCGCGACCTGA